One genomic region from Streptomyces sp. NBC_00582 encodes:
- a CDS encoding ABC transporter permease: protein MRRLLLRLLFSLALPAVLITVWWLASDGSTNVYWPPLRTILTSFPDVWTGERLRADVRPSVLRLAGGYATAAVVGIGLGTVIGSYRWVRAVCEPVLEFLRAVPPPVLVPVIMLFAGIGDTMKVVVIASGCVWPVLLNTVEGVRAVDPVMAETARSYGITGVARLRSVVLPSASPQIFAGLRQALSIGIILMVISEMFAASNGLGFTIVQFQRSFAIPDMWTGILLLGLLGFALSVLFQAIERRVLGWYHGLRASTRRSP from the coding sequence GTGAGACGGCTGCTGCTGCGGCTGCTGTTCTCCCTCGCGCTGCCGGCCGTGCTGATCACGGTGTGGTGGCTGGCGTCGGACGGCAGCACGAACGTGTACTGGCCGCCGCTGCGCACGATCCTGACGTCCTTCCCGGACGTGTGGACCGGCGAGCGGCTGCGCGCGGACGTCCGGCCGAGCGTGCTGCGGCTCGCCGGCGGGTACGCCACGGCGGCCGTCGTCGGGATCGGGCTGGGCACGGTGATCGGCTCGTACCGGTGGGTGCGGGCGGTGTGCGAACCGGTGCTGGAGTTCCTGCGGGCGGTGCCGCCGCCGGTGCTGGTCCCGGTGATCATGCTGTTCGCGGGGATCGGCGACACCATGAAGGTGGTCGTCATCGCGAGCGGCTGTGTGTGGCCCGTCCTGCTCAACACCGTCGAGGGCGTACGGGCGGTGGACCCGGTGATGGCGGAGACGGCCCGGTCGTACGGCATCACGGGGGTCGCGCGGCTTCGCTCGGTGGTCCTGCCGTCGGCGAGCCCGCAGATCTTCGCGGGCCTGCGGCAGGCGCTGTCGATCGGGATCATCCTGATGGTGATCAGCGAGATGTTCGCCGCGAGCAACGGCCTCGGCTTCACCATCGTGCAGTTCCAACGCAGCTTCGCCATCCCCGACATGTGGACCGGGATCCTGCTGCTCGGCCTGCTCGGTTTCGCCTTGTCGGTCCTGTTCCAGGCCATCGAGCGGCGGGTGCTCGGCTGGTACCACGGTCTGCGCGCCTCCACGCGGCGGTCCCCGTGA
- a CDS encoding SRPBCC family protein, with protein MATTGSGGEAAHTTADREIVVSRAIGAPRELVFEAFTEVRHLSRWWGPEGFTTTTRSFAFHAGGTWDFVMHGPDGTDYQEWITWTEIVPPERITLVHGESRDDPHAFESVLTFEPVGEETRVVMRAVFPTRELRDEAVEKYHAVEGGEQTLRNLAVYVGALERDDRTEGS; from the coding sequence ATGGCGACGACCGGTAGCGGCGGCGAGGCCGCGCACACGACCGCGGACCGGGAGATCGTGGTCTCCCGGGCCATCGGCGCCCCACGGGAGCTGGTGTTCGAGGCGTTCACCGAGGTCCGGCACCTGTCGCGGTGGTGGGGGCCGGAAGGGTTCACCACCACGACGCGGTCCTTCGCGTTCCACGCGGGCGGGACCTGGGACTTCGTGATGCACGGGCCGGACGGGACCGACTACCAGGAGTGGATCACCTGGACCGAGATCGTCCCGCCGGAGCGGATCACGCTGGTGCACGGCGAGTCCCGCGACGACCCCCACGCCTTCGAGTCGGTCCTGACCTTCGAGCCGGTCGGCGAGGAGACCCGCGTCGTGATGCGCGCGGTCTTCCCCACCAGGGAACTGCGCGACGAGGCGGTGGAGAAGTACCACGCGGTCGAGGGCGGCGAGCAGACGCTGCGCAACCTGGCGGTCTACGTCGGCGCACTCGAACGCGACGACCGCACCGAAGGGAGCTGA
- a CDS encoding dihydrofolate reductase family protein yields the protein MVGKVFFSVTMSLDGFMAPEAVPVEDVFSPGGQDDPRVRRWMAKWTELQAWLFPQRWFRENLELGEGGEEGLDNDIARATFERTGVSVMGKRMFDAGELAWPREAPFHTPVFVVTHTKRDPWERPGGTTFHFVTDGIERALDRAREAAGDRDVRIAGGAETIQQYLDSGLIDEFSITLAPVLFGTGIRLFDHVDPDRIALEQTRTDASSRVTHLTYTVRKR from the coding sequence ATGGTCGGCAAGGTGTTCTTCAGCGTGACGATGTCGCTCGACGGCTTCATGGCGCCCGAAGCCGTGCCCGTCGAGGACGTCTTCTCGCCCGGAGGCCAGGACGACCCGAGGGTCCGGCGCTGGATGGCGAAGTGGACGGAACTGCAGGCGTGGCTGTTCCCGCAGCGATGGTTCCGGGAGAACCTCGAGCTCGGCGAGGGCGGTGAGGAAGGACTCGACAACGACATCGCCCGGGCGACGTTCGAGCGCACCGGCGTGAGCGTCATGGGCAAGCGGATGTTCGACGCCGGCGAGCTGGCATGGCCGCGGGAGGCGCCGTTCCACACGCCGGTGTTCGTCGTCACCCACACCAAGCGTGACCCGTGGGAGCGGCCGGGCGGCACCACCTTCCACTTCGTCACCGACGGCATCGAGCGCGCGCTCGACCGGGCCCGCGAGGCCGCCGGTGACCGCGACGTCCGCATCGCCGGCGGCGCCGAGACGATCCAGCAGTATCTGGACAGCGGTCTGATCGACGAGTTCTCGATCACCCTCGCGCCCGTGCTGTTCGGCACCGGCATCCGCCTGTTCGACCACGTCGACCCCGACCGCATCGCCCTCGAACAGACCCGCACGGACGCATCGTCCCGGGTGACGCACCTGACCTACACCGTCCGGAAGCGGTAG
- a CDS encoding ArsR/SmtB family transcription factor, with translation MARAATTSDAFNAIAEPQRREILVLLRGGERPVTELARDLGMTQPQASKHLRVLREVGLVRVRGAGRQRLYGLDARGLRPVHEWVGGFEGFWNESFDRLDAYVQELRRTRQEGPHDGDDR, from the coding sequence ATGGCACGAGCGGCGACGACCTCGGACGCGTTCAACGCGATCGCCGAGCCGCAGCGGCGGGAGATCCTGGTGCTGCTGCGGGGCGGTGAGCGGCCCGTGACCGAACTGGCGCGGGACCTGGGGATGACCCAGCCGCAGGCGTCCAAGCACCTGAGGGTGCTCCGCGAGGTCGGGCTGGTGCGGGTCCGCGGGGCGGGCAGGCAGCGGCTGTACGGCCTGGACGCCCGCGGGCTGCGGCCGGTCCACGAGTGGGTGGGCGGCTTCGAGGGGTTCTGGAACGAGAGCTTCGACCGGCTGGACGCGTACGTGCAGGAGTTGAGGCGGACGAGGCAGGAGGGACCACACGATGGCGACGACCGGTAG
- a CDS encoding ABC transporter permease has protein sequence MRGRDLALGAAGLAAFLALGEAVPRLGLVKEAYFPPTSRIAGALGDELAEGAFWTALGDTLTGWALGLALAVAAGIAAGVLLSVVPYLRRATASTIEFLRPIPSVALIPLAVLLYGTELRSVLLLVVYAAFWQVLIQVLYGIQDVDPVAEETARSYGLGAWARIRHVLWPTALPYVMTGVRLAAAVALILAITAELVIGAPGLGARIAVAQTSQAVPEMYALIVVTGVLGLLINVGARTVERRALAWHQSVRGEVAV, from the coding sequence GTGAGGGGCCGCGACCTCGCACTCGGTGCGGCCGGGCTCGCGGCCTTCCTCGCCCTGGGCGAGGCGGTGCCGCGGCTCGGCCTGGTCAAGGAGGCCTACTTCCCGCCCACCAGCCGGATCGCCGGCGCCCTCGGCGACGAGCTCGCCGAGGGCGCGTTCTGGACCGCGCTCGGCGACACCCTCACCGGCTGGGCGCTGGGCCTCGCGCTCGCGGTCGCCGCGGGCATCGCGGCGGGCGTCCTGCTCTCGGTCGTGCCGTACCTGCGCCGGGCGACGGCCTCCACGATCGAGTTCCTGCGCCCCATCCCGTCCGTCGCCCTGATCCCGCTGGCCGTCCTGCTGTACGGCACCGAACTGCGCTCGGTGCTGCTGCTCGTCGTCTACGCCGCGTTCTGGCAGGTCCTCATCCAGGTCCTGTACGGCATCCAGGACGTGGACCCGGTCGCCGAGGAGACGGCACGGTCCTACGGCCTCGGCGCCTGGGCCCGGATCCGGCACGTGCTGTGGCCGACCGCGCTGCCGTACGTCATGACCGGCGTCCGACTCGCCGCGGCCGTCGCGCTGATCCTCGCCATCACCGCCGAACTCGTCATCGGCGCACCCGGGTTGGGGGCGCGGATCGCCGTCGCGCAGACCTCGCAGGCGGTGCCCGAGATGTACGCGCTGATCGTCGTCACCGGCGTCCTCGGGCTGCTGATCAACGTGGGTGCCCGGACGGTGGAGCGGCGGGCGCTGGCCTGGCACCAGTCGGTGCGCGGGGAGGTGGCGGTGTGA
- a CDS encoding ABC transporter ATP-binding protein, with amino-acid sequence MHGTLVVSGLRKVYEGSGRRVEAVRDLTFTVEAGELVCLVGPSGCGKTTLLKCMGGLLAPTSGDVLLAGRKVTGPPPGMAFVFQEYGRSLFPWMRVGANVELPLKQKGLPKERRRALVADALASVGLADAAGAYPWQLSGGMQQRVAIARALAYEPQVLLMDEPFAAVDAQTRADLEDLVRGLWRERGITVLFVTHDIDEAVYLGERVIVLSASPTVVREQLTIDLPAERDQLHTRVAPRFAELRTHVYEQIQAAKRGTPADSPPEPRDALRKDP; translated from the coding sequence ATGCACGGAACTCTTGTCGTCTCCGGCCTGCGCAAGGTCTACGAGGGGTCCGGGCGCCGGGTGGAGGCGGTGCGCGACCTGACCTTCACCGTGGAGGCGGGCGAACTCGTCTGTCTCGTGGGCCCGTCGGGCTGCGGCAAGACGACCCTGCTGAAGTGCATGGGCGGCCTGCTCGCCCCGACCTCCGGCGACGTCCTGCTGGCGGGACGGAAGGTGACCGGTCCGCCGCCCGGGATGGCGTTCGTGTTCCAGGAGTACGGGCGCAGTCTCTTCCCTTGGATGCGGGTCGGCGCGAACGTCGAACTCCCCCTGAAGCAGAAGGGGTTGCCGAAGGAGCGGCGGCGGGCGCTGGTGGCCGACGCACTGGCCTCGGTCGGGCTGGCGGACGCCGCCGGGGCGTACCCGTGGCAGCTCTCCGGGGGGATGCAGCAGCGCGTGGCGATCGCGCGGGCCCTCGCCTACGAGCCCCAAGTCCTCCTGATGGACGAGCCGTTCGCCGCCGTGGACGCCCAGACCCGGGCCGACCTGGAGGACCTCGTCCGGGGCCTGTGGCGCGAGCGCGGCATCACCGTCCTGTTCGTCACGCACGACATCGACGAGGCGGTCTACCTGGGCGAGCGGGTGATCGTCCTGTCGGCCTCCCCCACCGTCGTCCGGGAACAGCTGACGATCGATCTCCCCGCGGAGCGCGACCAGTTGCACACCCGCGTCGCCCCCCGCTTCGCCGAGCTGCGCACCCATGTGTACGAGCAGATCCAGGCCGCCAAACGCGGCACCCCCGCGGACTCGCCGCCCGAGCCCCGGGACGCGCTGCGCAAGGACCCCTAG
- a CDS encoding ABC transporter permease: MTAVEEAAGRGGRGERGAVRRLAGALHRHPRLRLALLLTAPLLWLAVLYLGSLTVLFVSAFWTTDAFTSQVVRVWSTDNFHELLTTPVYRQVVLRSVGVALAVTALCVVIAFPVAFYTARVARPRWRPLLVVAILTPLWASYLVKVYAWRLILSEGGLADWTLRPFGLGGPGFGLAAAILTLTYLWLPYMILPIHTALEQLPVNLLDASADLGARTWRTVRSVVLPLVLPSVAAGSVFTFSLSLGDYITVQIVGGKTQLIGNLVYSNIELNLPMAAALATVPVVVIVLYLLAMRRTGALSSL, translated from the coding sequence ATGACCGCCGTCGAGGAGGCCGCCGGCCGGGGCGGTCGCGGCGAGCGCGGAGCCGTCCGGCGGCTGGCCGGGGCCCTGCACCGCCACCCCAGGCTGCGGCTGGCCCTGCTGCTGACCGCGCCGCTGCTGTGGCTGGCGGTGCTCTACCTCGGCTCGCTGACCGTGCTGTTCGTCTCCGCGTTCTGGACGACGGACGCCTTCACCTCCCAGGTGGTGCGGGTCTGGTCGACCGACAACTTCCACGAGCTGCTCACCACCCCCGTCTACCGGCAGGTGGTCCTGCGCAGCGTCGGGGTGGCCCTGGCGGTGACCGCCCTGTGCGTGGTGATCGCCTTCCCCGTCGCGTTCTACACGGCGCGGGTCGCAAGGCCCAGGTGGCGTCCGCTGCTCGTGGTCGCCATCCTCACCCCGCTGTGGGCGAGCTACCTGGTCAAGGTGTACGCCTGGCGGCTGATCCTCTCCGAGGGCGGGCTCGCCGACTGGACGCTGCGGCCGTTCGGCCTGGGCGGACCCGGGTTCGGGCTGGCCGCGGCGATCCTGACCCTGACGTACCTCTGGCTGCCGTACATGATCCTGCCGATCCACACCGCCCTGGAGCAGCTTCCCGTGAACCTGCTCGACGCCTCGGCGGACCTGGGCGCCCGTACCTGGCGCACCGTCCGGTCGGTGGTGCTGCCGCTGGTGCTGCCCTCCGTCGCCGCCGGGTCGGTCTTCACCTTCTCGCTCAGCCTCGGCGACTACATCACCGTGCAGATCGTCGGCGGCAAGACCCAGCTGATCGGCAACCTCGTCTACTCCAACATCGAGCTGAACCTGCCGATGGCCGCCGCGCTCGCCACCGTCCCGGTGGTGGTCATCGTGCTGTACCTGCTCGCGATGCGCCGCACGGGCGCCCTCAGCAGCCTCTAG
- a CDS encoding ABC transporter substrate-binding protein, whose amino-acid sequence MRRLFAGLAAGTFLLATAACGSSDSGSSGGSSSSGGVTTVKLGLIPIVDVAPVYLGVRKGFYEKHGLKLSITTAQGGAAIVPGVVSGQFQFGFSNMTSLMVAQSNNVPVKAVSNGTTSTGVQGEDFGALTVKKGSPITSAKDLEGKKVAINTLKNINETAVRASVRKAGGDPDKVRFVELAFDQMPAALDSGQIDAAMVVEPALATVKSQGGVEIASPLVDVAPNLTVAMYFTSTPYEQKSPEVVKKFQEATAESLAYADSHPDEVRQIVTTYTKIPASVLARVTLPKWPAEADRASIEALEKLGERDKLFKTTPDLDKLLP is encoded by the coding sequence ATGCGTCGTCTGTTCGCCGGTCTCGCGGCCGGCACCTTCCTGCTCGCCACGGCGGCCTGCGGCTCGTCCGACTCCGGTTCGTCCGGCGGGAGTTCGTCGTCCGGCGGGGTCACGACCGTCAAACTGGGCCTGATCCCGATCGTGGACGTGGCACCCGTCTACCTCGGCGTGAGGAAGGGTTTCTACGAGAAGCACGGCCTGAAGCTGTCGATCACCACCGCGCAGGGCGGCGCGGCCATCGTGCCCGGGGTCGTCAGCGGCCAGTTCCAGTTCGGCTTCAGCAACATGACGTCCCTGATGGTCGCCCAGTCCAACAACGTTCCCGTGAAGGCCGTTTCGAACGGCACCACCTCAACAGGCGTCCAGGGCGAGGACTTCGGGGCGCTCACCGTGAAGAAGGGCAGCCCGATCACGTCCGCCAAGGACCTGGAGGGCAAGAAGGTCGCCATCAACACCCTGAAGAACATCAACGAGACCGCGGTGCGCGCGTCGGTGCGCAAGGCGGGCGGCGACCCGGACAAGGTGCGGTTCGTGGAACTCGCCTTCGACCAGATGCCGGCGGCCCTGGACAGCGGGCAGATCGACGCGGCGATGGTGGTCGAGCCGGCGCTCGCGACCGTCAAGAGCCAGGGCGGGGTGGAGATCGCCTCCCCGCTGGTGGACGTGGCGCCGAACCTCACCGTCGCCATGTACTTCACCTCCACGCCGTACGAGCAGAAGAGCCCCGAGGTGGTGAAGAAGTTCCAGGAGGCCACGGCGGAGTCCCTCGCCTACGCCGACTCCCACCCCGACGAGGTGCGGCAGATCGTCACCACGTACACCAAGATCCCGGCGTCGGTGCTGGCGCGGGTCACCCTGCCGAAGTGGCCGGCCGAGGCCGACCGGGCCTCCATCGAGGCGCTGGAGAAGCTGGGCGAGCGGGACAAGCTGTTCAAGACGACTCCTGACCTGGACAAGCTGCTGCCGTGA
- a CDS encoding Rieske 2Fe-2S domain-containing protein translates to MPHTTAFARNQWYVAAYDHEVGREELLGRTILGEPLVFYRTEEGTPVALADRCVHRRFPLHEKPSRLDGDRIVCGYHGFTYDTSGTCVYVPGQKRVPRTARVASYPVVEQDSLVWVWIGDPALADPQTIPRARHLDSPGWTTVRGMEPIDADYGLLVDNLLDLSHETYLHGGYIGTPEVAETPITTEVDEGAGIVRVSRHMADAECPPFYARSTGIEGRITRWQDIEYHAPCLYLLHSRIAPVGVLPEADGSDPHGFHTEITYAITPSADGKVYDFWMVSRDWATDDDEVTAFLRSNNHTVVMQDVDALNLLQRTLGSERSGYQELSINIDTGGLAARRILARLVEEGDKPVEKVL, encoded by the coding sequence ATGCCGCACACGACCGCCTTCGCCAGGAACCAGTGGTACGTCGCCGCCTACGACCACGAGGTCGGACGCGAGGAGTTGCTCGGCCGGACCATCCTCGGCGAGCCGCTGGTCTTCTACCGCACGGAGGAGGGGACCCCGGTCGCGCTGGCCGACCGCTGTGTGCACCGCCGCTTCCCGCTGCACGAGAAGCCGAGCCGGCTCGACGGCGACCGGATCGTGTGCGGCTACCACGGCTTCACCTACGACACGAGCGGCACCTGTGTGTACGTGCCGGGCCAGAAGCGCGTCCCGCGCACCGCCCGCGTCGCCTCCTACCCGGTCGTCGAACAGGACTCCCTGGTGTGGGTGTGGATCGGCGACCCGGCGCTCGCCGACCCGCAGACGATCCCGCGCGCCCGTCACCTCGACTCCCCCGGCTGGACGACCGTCCGCGGCATGGAGCCCATCGACGCCGACTACGGCCTCCTCGTCGACAACCTCCTCGACCTCTCGCACGAGACGTATCTGCACGGCGGCTACATCGGCACTCCCGAGGTCGCGGAGACGCCGATCACCACCGAGGTCGACGAGGGCGCGGGCATCGTCCGGGTCAGCCGGCACATGGCCGACGCCGAGTGCCCGCCGTTCTACGCCCGTTCCACCGGCATCGAGGGCCGCATCACCCGCTGGCAGGACATCGAGTACCACGCCCCCTGCCTGTATCTGCTGCACAGCCGGATCGCGCCGGTGGGGGTACTGCCGGAGGCGGACGGCAGCGACCCCCACGGCTTCCACACCGAGATCACGTACGCCATCACGCCCTCGGCCGACGGCAAGGTGTACGACTTCTGGATGGTCTCGCGGGACTGGGCGACGGACGACGACGAGGTCACCGCGTTCCTGCGGAGCAACAACCACACCGTGGTCATGCAGGACGTCGACGCGCTCAACCTCCTGCAGCGGACGCTGGGTTCGGAACGCTCCGGCTACCAGGAGCTGAGCATCAACATCGACACGGGCGGTCTGGCCGCCCGCCGTATCCTCGCCCGGCTGGTCGAGGAGGGCGACAAGCCGGTGGAGAAGGTCCTGTGA
- a CDS encoding ABC transporter permease, whose amino-acid sequence MRLSRTARIVLRVAAGLGFAVIYVPLLLVLVNSLNPDRSASWPPPGLTVHWWSVAWHNTGAREAVWTSVKAGLGATAIALVLGTLIAFAVARHRFFGRDAVSFVVVLPIALPGIVTGIALNSAFGTVLEPLGVGLGLFTVVVGHATFCIVVVFNNVAARLRRTSGSYEEAAMDLGAHTFRAFVDITFPLVRSALLAGGLLAFALSFDEIVVTTFTAGAGVRTLPLWIFDNMTRPQQAPVVNVVAAVLVLLSVIPIYVAQRLSADTATESRI is encoded by the coding sequence ATGCGGCTCTCCCGCACCGCGCGGATCGTGCTGCGCGTCGCCGCCGGCCTCGGCTTCGCGGTGATCTACGTCCCGCTGCTGCTGGTCCTCGTCAACTCGCTGAACCCGGACCGCAGCGCGAGCTGGCCGCCGCCGGGCCTGACCGTCCACTGGTGGTCGGTCGCCTGGCACAACACCGGCGCGCGCGAGGCGGTGTGGACCTCGGTGAAGGCGGGCCTCGGCGCGACCGCCATCGCGCTGGTCCTCGGCACGCTGATCGCGTTCGCCGTCGCCCGCCACCGGTTCTTCGGCCGGGACGCCGTCTCCTTCGTCGTCGTCCTGCCGATCGCGCTGCCCGGCATCGTCACGGGCATCGCGCTCAACTCCGCGTTCGGCACGGTGCTGGAGCCGCTCGGGGTGGGGCTGGGCCTGTTCACGGTGGTGGTCGGTCACGCCACCTTCTGCATCGTCGTCGTCTTCAACAACGTGGCCGCCCGGCTCCGCCGCACCTCCGGCAGTTACGAGGAGGCGGCGATGGACCTCGGCGCGCACACCTTCCGGGCCTTCGTCGACATCACCTTCCCGCTGGTGCGCTCGGCGCTCCTCGCGGGCGGACTGCTCGCCTTCGCGCTGTCCTTCGACGAGATCGTGGTGACCACGTTCACCGCGGGCGCCGGCGTGCGGACCCTGCCCCTGTGGATCTTCGACAACATGACCAGACCGCAGCAGGCCCCGGTGGTGAACGTGGTGGCGGCGGTGCTCGTCCTGCTCTCCGTGATCCCGATCTACGTCGCCCAGCGCCTGTCGGCCGACACGGCGACCGAGAGCCGGATCTAG
- a CDS encoding PDR/VanB family oxidoreductase encodes MTDVYEAELVVERRESAADGVLALTLRHPLGEPLPAWEPGAHVDLVLGPGLERQYSLCGDPADVTSWRVAVLREPDGRGGSAHVHEQVGQGDKVRVRGPRNHFALRPAPRYRFIAGGIGITPVLPMLAAAEAAGAEWTLLYGGRSRGSMAFTEELARYGDRVTVAPQDETGLLDLAPVLDALPEGTLVYCCGPGPLLDAVEERCPAGALHIERFQPKAQPTGEDGAFEVELAQSGRTLTVAPGVSVLDTVRAAGVEVLYSCAEGTCGTCETDVLEGTPDHRDSVLTAQEREAGETMMICVSRCRGKKLVLDL; translated from the coding sequence ATGACCGACGTGTACGAGGCCGAACTCGTCGTCGAGCGCCGCGAGTCGGCCGCCGACGGCGTGCTCGCCCTCACCCTGCGCCACCCGCTGGGCGAGCCGCTCCCGGCCTGGGAGCCCGGCGCCCACGTCGACCTGGTCCTCGGTCCGGGTCTGGAGCGTCAGTACTCGCTGTGCGGCGACCCGGCGGACGTCACGTCGTGGCGGGTGGCGGTGCTGCGGGAGCCGGACGGACGGGGCGGCTCCGCCCATGTGCACGAGCAGGTGGGGCAGGGCGACAAGGTGCGGGTGCGCGGCCCGCGCAACCACTTCGCCCTGCGCCCGGCGCCCCGGTACCGCTTCATCGCGGGCGGCATCGGCATCACCCCGGTCCTGCCGATGCTGGCGGCGGCCGAGGCGGCGGGCGCCGAGTGGACCCTGCTGTACGGCGGGCGCAGCCGTGGATCCATGGCGTTCACGGAGGAGTTGGCGCGCTACGGCGACCGGGTGACCGTCGCCCCGCAGGACGAGACCGGGCTGCTCGACCTCGCGCCGGTGCTGGACGCCCTGCCCGAGGGGACGTTGGTCTACTGCTGCGGCCCCGGTCCGCTGCTGGACGCGGTGGAGGAGCGCTGCCCGGCCGGGGCGCTGCACATCGAGCGGTTCCAGCCCAAGGCGCAACCGACGGGCGAGGACGGCGCGTTCGAGGTGGAGCTGGCGCAGAGCGGCCGTACGCTGACCGTCGCGCCCGGCGTCTCCGTCCTCGACACCGTGCGCGCCGCCGGGGTCGAGGTGCTGTACTCCTGCGCCGAGGGCACCTGCGGCACCTGCGAGACGGACGTGCTGGAGGGCACACCGGACCACCGGGACTCCGTGCTCACGGCCCAGGAGCGGGAGGCCGGGGAGACGATGATGATCTGTGTGTCGCGCTGCCGGGGCAAGAAACTCGTGCTGGACCTCTGA
- a CDS encoding Crp/Fnr family transcriptional regulator encodes MGLVVQDRTFLEALTADARKELHRISAERTFRPDEHLLMERDESTHVLVLLEGWAVVSTAVDRSSARLILALRRKGEVVGEMAALGDATRSATVTALGPVRALVVSGARFRAFVGRDPEIGGLLMAQLVARLRTADEERRALASLTVLQRIAARLLELAELQGNPAPTSAGGPVPAPAGAAGTGADVRADVRAGARAGGRPGGAGARCPAHEPTESRPRADDYPVLAELAQHDLADAVGATREAVAKALRLLRGAGVVRTRPRRVELIDRDALRLLAAGGNIGFPAR; translated from the coding sequence ATGGGCTTGGTGGTGCAGGACCGTACCTTCCTGGAGGCGCTCACCGCGGACGCCCGCAAGGAACTGCACCGCATCAGCGCCGAGCGCACCTTCCGCCCGGACGAGCACCTCCTCATGGAACGGGACGAGAGCACCCATGTCCTCGTCCTCCTGGAGGGATGGGCCGTCGTCTCCACGGCCGTCGACCGGTCCTCGGCCCGGCTGATCCTGGCCCTGCGCAGGAAGGGCGAGGTCGTCGGGGAGATGGCCGCCCTCGGCGATGCCACCCGCAGCGCCACGGTCACGGCCCTCGGGCCCGTACGCGCGCTGGTCGTCTCCGGCGCCCGCTTCCGTGCCTTCGTCGGCCGCGACCCCGAGATCGGGGGCCTGCTCATGGCACAGCTCGTGGCTCGGCTGCGCACCGCCGACGAGGAACGCCGGGCGCTCGCCTCGCTGACCGTGCTCCAGCGCATCGCCGCCCGCCTGCTGGAACTCGCCGAGCTGCAGGGCAATCCGGCGCCGACGAGCGCCGGCGGTCCGGTGCCGGCGCCCGCGGGGGCGGCCGGAACCGGTGCCGACGTCCGTGCCGACGTCCGTGCCGGCGCCCGTGCCGGCGGGCGGCCGGGTGGTGCGGGCGCGCGCTGTCCGGCCCATGAGCCCACGGAGTCCCGGCCGCGCGCCGACGACTACCCCGTGCTCGCCGAACTCGCCCAGCACGACCTCGCGGACGCCGTGGGGGCGACACGTGAAGCGGTGGCCAAGGCGCTACGGCTGCTGCGCGGCGCCGGTGTGGTGCGGACCCGGCCGCGACGGGTCGAACTGATCGACCGGGACGCGCTGCGGCTGCTCGCCGCCGGAGGGAACATCGGGTTCCCGGCCCGCTGA